Below is a window of Xiphophorus maculatus strain JP 163 A chromosome 19, X_maculatus-5.0-male, whole genome shotgun sequence DNA.
aactttaaataaaacaaaacgacAACTCAGAAGCTTGACGCGGACCCGAGCACAAACCGGAGCACGTATGGCCCTCGGCTCTTTTCACATACAGCAGGTTTGCAATATTTCTGCTACAGAAAttcaactgaaacaaaatataagttaaataaataagaaagaaagaaagaaagaaagttacTCAGAAGTCACTTCTATTACAGGTTTAGTGGCTCACAGAGTGTCATGATGGCACAATGGAGCAGTGTTGCTCTGTGCTCTAACAGTAGTATCAACATAAAAGCAAATAGATAActtaataacaaataaaagaagatattcctttagaaataaaagttaatcTTTACAGAAAGACTTAGCTTTTGTTGTAACTCCTCTCGTTCCagttcttttttgtgtgtgcattgCTCATGCTAAAATCACTGGGTTATTGTCGTAGGTTACCGTTGCTGTTACTGTGTACGTGGAGGAAAGGAGGAGCGGGAAATGAGAAGAAGGAGCAGGTGCGGTAAGACAGGAAGGGAGGGTGGAGGGGCAGGTTAGCAACAGATATACACATGATCAAGAAAGaaggagagacagacagagagcagGAATAAGGAGGAGTGATGCTAGAAAGCTTGCAGAGAGTAGAAAAACCGAggggcaaaaagaaaagaaggggCGATGGAGGAGGGAGTTCAGTATTCATCCTGGTCCAGGTGACCTTGTTCATCGAGGTCGTCCTCATCTGGAGGGGCAAAGCCTTCCTGCGACACAGAAAACATTGTCGTCTTTCAGATTTACGTTTTCTtttgactgaattaaaaataaccaaaatcgTCTCGTCTCCAGTAGCTGCAAAATACGGCATGAAGTCGGATGAGTCACAGTACAGTCGCTGACGACAGAAGACATTtgggaaatgtttgctttcGCTACAGATCAGTCAAACCAAAACGCATCATCGGTGCTAATGGTAGAGGTACCTCTGTGGCGTAGAGAATGTCAATTATCCTGCTGAGCACAGGGTTGTTTTCACTCTCATGTTCTTGGCAGATGAGCTCAACGTCCCGTAGTTTGCTGAAGTAGaagtctctctctttctctagACCGTCCACCGTCAGCTTCAGCTCCATCAACTGAGGGAGACAAAACAACATGCTGACGGTTTGGACCAGGggagtcaaactcattttccttttgggccgaatcaagatcatgaatgttcttaaagggccggctGTGCCAGATCGTACTGGTAAAAACCTgatcacaaactgttaaaatatcaatgaattttttttattaaataatattattgcacatcttttcagtccctccaggattttatgattctttttgtgatttttttgcaataaaaatcaaagtgtttgtggcagtaaatgtgactttttattactcgccgTAAGGATCATGGACTGTGATCTGTTATTAAcgaaggctgaggcagctgtttagcacaagtaagaaagtttctgacaatttttgagaaaaatctgcaataaactccaaATTATGTATCGGCACAAAAGAGTTCAGGgtaattttgtgtgaatttgcacgataattctcaagaaacttcAGGGACCgactgatataatttggcagtaagcagataaaaactgtattgagttgattgataacataacatttaagcacacttagAGTTTAGTctagagtctagagggccacataaaaagctatagcgggccggatttggcccccgggccttgagtttgacacatgtggtttAGATAATCAATAAACACTTTGATTTACATAcagtaaataaagtttgtttctaaTTGCAATGACCTTAAAGAGATGGATTTTTTAATGTCGCCCCTGTTAGAAGGCTAAGCCTGCATATATAGGCTATTTGCTCTGATCAATGAAAGTGCAGGTTGGAGGCGATGCGTCACCAAagatcttcctgtgtgaaattCATACAGAGAAGCCAACATGAACTGTTTCTGGATCGAgtaactgcattttaaaaaggaagacagtgtaaacattgttaaaatataGTTAACTAAAAGCATAATGTTTTGCAATGTACAGTACTTTAAAATATGGTAAGACAAGCTGAAAGAGATTTGAGATATTCGTTTTTCCGTAAATGTTTCACGTAGGAAGCTCGAAGGCGACGCACCCTTTAGTTCATCCATGTCTCATGTAGATAATCATTGCCATTTCTGTGAATACTCATCCAGTGCAACGTGACTTATGTTGAATGAAATAGTGTTTTCATAAACTGCTACAATGTTTCTGAGACTAGAGTAGTTCCATAGTTGTCTGTTATCTGCTTTGGTTTTGGCCCCTCTTGGATTATTTACTTGCTTCACCACCTAATCTGGATTAGTGCAAAATGAAAACGCCAGTAGAGACATAAACTGCAGGTAAAATACTAATTGACGATCACCTTTTAATTGAaccttattttgaaaaatgttgaaccATCCCTTTAAAGACagcaaagtcttttttttttaatttggaaaacaCAAGATCATCTCAGTGCTGTATGACCTCTTCACCATTTGGACGAACTGAATAACATTTAGATGCTACCGTTTGTGTAATCCTGTTATTtgttcatgatttaaaattgtCATTTGTTTATTAGGCTACTCTGCTTTTTGGTGTGcaaaaatgcttcattttctcctgttttaaaatgagaataaaacatatcattttctcatttttgttttatgccaAACTTCagtccattttttaaaattccatattcattttctgatttaaatgcCAGGTAAATGATCGCAAAGTGTTGcatttcttttgcttgtttACAATCTAAGACGTCCCAAATGCTGGATACTGGAACAAAATCTTAAATTAGCATCATTTCTTAATCCTTTCTTTccggcagaaaaaaaaaagtaccggGTGTCATCAGCagagaacagttttttttttggttttcttttacaaatacaaccaaagcttgACACAAATTAACTTTTCCTCCTGAGGCAAAAAGGGCGGCGAGAAAAAAACAGTAGACTATAAGTTAGCTTTGTGTGACTGTACCTGTTGATTTAGCTCCATGATCTCGGCGTCGCTGCCCCCGTTTCTGGACAAAGACGGATTCTTCCTTATGGCAGGCATGTTGTGCTGGACTCGCTGTGGTGTTGGCATGTTTTTAGGAACCGTTGGAGACGTTCGCTGTGGTCCTGGAGTTACCAGAGACAGTGGGGAGCGGGGGAAGTGGGATAttcagcatttcttttaaaaccagTCAGATCGCGACACGTGAGCTCTATAGCGGTGGTGGCGACAGGCCGAGCACGTTCTAGAGCGGCATGATGTGCCTTTGATTTGTCCCATTATGGAAAACAATTTTCACCATTTTCATTACGACGCTGAAGATCCAAATTATGCGCATTCAATTCGACTGTAAGACAGCGAGAGGCGCTGAAGTCTCAAAGACAGAACATGCCGACACGCGTAGCTACGGCTCTGAAAGTAAGTGCAGTCATGATTCTGCCCATTTCCACCCACACAGCTACATGGTGGCAGAGTTACAAAGCTGGTTTCTGACACACTGCAGCTCCATGGAGATGGTTCCCCATGGCGTTCAAGCCACAGAAGTATTCTGCTCCTAGCTCGTGTTAGTAATCTGAAAgcagtttttcttaaatttggTCGATCAAACCAGCTTTAGGAACAGTATAGGCAACATCTCAATTCATTAGAATatatcatttaaaagtttatgttttggGGTAATTGAATTGGTTACACAGAAGCCTTCGGTTCCTtacattttcaaggattttgAGCtaattaaaaacctaaaattgaGTTTctcaaaaaatctgaacatttcatAATGAATAAATGCTACATTGTAGGCATGGTCTGGCCAATGCAGCCATGGCTGCCCACCAGAAAATCACTAACACGTTCCACAATGAGGTTAAGCCTCCAAAGGTCGCTGCTAAGGAAGCTGGCTGTTCACAGAATGCTACATGCATGTtattggaaagttgagtggaagggaAAACTGTGGTTGGAGCAGCAATGACCCCAGTCTTGAGAAGATTGGGATGTAATTCTCATCTCATTTAAGAGTTTGGAAAGGAGAAAACAGAGTAGGCTGTTGTTAAGTGAAGTGGTTCCTAGTCCTCCTTTTAGactaaagtacattttatatcttaatattttcttaaaaaaggACTTAATCCTTCCACTTGCCTACCACCTTTAcggttgattttattttccaaagtatCTGAGACCTGACCACAGTGCCAAAAATACCATTACAGGCTTTAAAGTTCATGCCATCAGTTCAGATGACATCAGAAACTAACCTGAACATTTCTAGATTAAAAATCAATAtcctgtgtaaaaaaaacattttttcagagaaactgaattttagctttttattagcTGTGAGCTGTAATCATCGAAACtgactaaaataatcatttgaagTACTTCGCCGTCACATCTGCAGTGAATCTATAGAGGTTTCCCTTCACTAGAATAACTTTTAAATGATATTCTAAtcatatttgaatttattcagACGATTCTTCAGTTGCATCAGCTGTGTGATGAAGAATCCAGGTggaaatattcaacatttttgttcatgtttcagcatttctgaacccaaaagaaaagagaaaagggccAAGGATGTGGACCGTCTTCCTTAGTGTGGCTGCATCCCTCTATGCACTGCGGTGTCGGCCGCGGCCCCCGCAGTGTCATAGGTCAGCGGATGCCGAGCTGTGAGGTTAGCCCGTCGCCGTGTGAATCGTGCTGCTCACAACACTTGCTTTACAGCGAGCGCTTTTGAGCCATCCAAAAGCTCAGCAAGGCCGTGCAGCAAAGCCAAGAGGGGTTTGGTTTACCTGGGTTTCTCTTTGGTTTGTGGATAAAGTGATCACCTGGATTGGGGGCGGGGGCCACGTCCTGCCCCTGCCTGGCTAGCATGGGGTCGTACTCCTTCCCGTCGTAGTTGGCGTCGAAGAACTTCTTGAACCACTGGACAAATTCAAAGTTGTCCTGGAATTTTCCTTTGACGAGCTTTTCTACTGGAATTATCTGGAGAGGGGAAACAAAAAGATCTCTGTGAGTCTCGAGGTGTGAGACTCCGATCTGTGACGTCCGGCCCACAGCGGAGTATGAGGGCCAtgctgagaaaatgtaaaaaaaaaaaaaaaatgagtacgagaataaagtcatgatattttgtgaataaagttgaaataacatgagaataaaatcagaacaatatcagaataaagtcacaGTATTAACACTTTAATTAACACagtattacgactttattcccataatattatgactttattctaatattattttgactttattgtcttaatattatgactttattcttgtattcagtgtgttataagcctggcgggccaccagacTTTACTTGTGctcccaccaggcttagcattgttgctttattagttttattttaatgattggcttttttcttctttcttttactttatagttggtgtttaggtcttaatcttccagtcttccaaAAATCCATAACAatcaaatgatattttaaaatttcccgtcaactttaaacatttttaaactgaaaaacatggcGGCCAGCTGGATGCCGTAGCGCCCTGAGcgccgggcttagcaagttttctgggggaaaccctgagtATTAGTTTGACTTTTTCCTCATAATATCATTACTTTATTCcagtaatattatgactttattctcatacggATTTATTCTCACAATATTATTACTTCACACTCATCATTTTATGactattcttgtaattttttttttcttagtatggccCTCGTACGCTGTCGCATTGTGGTATTAGATTTGCAACGTAAAACTAGGCGATGAAGGCTGCTTACTTTGTCGACGCTCATCCTTTTGAAAGCTGCTTGAAGGACTTTGAAGTTGTGTATAAATTCATGCTCCAGTTTGGCTTGAAATTTGACCTTCTTTAGAAGAATGCAACCCGGAAATAACATGTCCATGAACTGGCAATAAGCGGCCCCTGAAGAACACAGACAGATTTGTTAGCTCAATGAAGACGCTGGagaatcttcttcttcttcttttatttatttattttttcgcTCTTGCTTACCTGAACAGAGCTGCTCGATCTTGGTGTAGGTGAGATGCAGGGAGTCGTTGACCCACGCGAGCATGTCATGACGGCTGAGGTTGTCAATGGAGACGGACGTGGCGTACACATTCACTGCCATCCCCTTCCTGAGGAAAACGGCAACACTCTTTCAGTCGCCACTCTTTGATAAATTAAGTGAAATATTCCTCTAGTGGCTGAATGCAAGcagcacaccacacttttcagatctgaATTTGTGgcaaaaccccaaaaaaaaaaagattcaatcTGGAAGCACCCAACGTGAGCAGTCACATAATGGCCCGTGGGACACACATTTGGTTTCTGATTGTAAACCAGCTTTAATCTACAGATGTGTTGTAATCCTCTTTAGATTGAAGCCGGATGGCAGCTTTACACATCTGGCAGCTCCAGACTGACTGAACCAGTGATGCCTCCCTGCACCGAGAGGCACCTTTCCACATCACCACGTCCTATcggttttatttaaacaactgAGTCATGTTTGAAGCTGGAGCGAGGACCGTGAATGCCCCCTCAGCAGAGCGCGTGCCAGCGTTTTCCCATCTGAGGCTCGACTGGCTCGCGGTCACTTGACGCGGTTTAACACCTATTTgcgaaataaaaacaaaatagaataataaatagataaacATTTATGAGACCCAGTCACGGAGGCTCAGACTTACACAGTCGTTGGTTCAGGAGTGGCTGCTTTGAATAAGAATAAGCGGCGCACCAAAGCAAAGTCAGTCTATTCTCTATGGGGGGGAATGTGCGGGgccttgggggggggggggggggggggaagctgCAGCGAAGCCCTGAGTGAGAACCGCTGAAGTCTACGAATACAAACTGGGGCTGTGGGGTCCGGCATGTGGAGTCGGAGCTGGGAACAATA
It encodes the following:
- the LOC102228102 gene encoding microtubule-associated protein RP/EB family member 3-like isoform X2, giving the protein MAVNVYATSVSIDNLSRHDMLAWVNDSLHLTYTKIEQLCSGAAYCQFMDMLFPGCILLKKVKFQAKLEHEFIHNFKVLQAAFKRMSVDKIIPVEKLVKGKFQDNFEFVQWFKKFFDANYDGKEYDPMLARQGQDVAPAPNPGPQRTSPTVPKNMPTPQRVQHNMPAIRKNPSLSRNGGSDAEIMELNQQLMELKLTVDGLEKERDFYFSKLRDVELICQEHESENNPVLSRIIDILYATEEGFAPPDEDDLDEQGHLDQDEY
- the LOC102228102 gene encoding microtubule-associated protein RP/EB family member 3-like isoform X1, producing MAVNVYATSVSIDNLSRHDMLAWVNDSLHLTYTKIEQLCSGAAYCQFMDMLFPGCILLKKVKFQAKLEHEFIHNFKVLQAAFKRMSVDKIIPVEKLVKGKFQDNFEFVQWFKKFFDANYDGKEYDPMLARQGQDVAPAPNPGDHFIHKPKRNPGPQRTSPTVPKNMPTPQRVQHNMPAIRKNPSLSRNGGSDAEIMELNQQLMELKLTVDGLEKERDFYFSKLRDVELICQEHESENNPVLSRIIDILYATEEGFAPPDEDDLDEQGHLDQDEY